From the genome of Xyrauchen texanus isolate HMW12.3.18 chromosome 22, RBS_HiC_50CHRs, whole genome shotgun sequence, one region includes:
- the stx11a gene encoding syntaxin-11a — protein sequence MRDRLVELGGVATKVVQEEDRVDKGEDVDNGVLEQHVVVFEGEDVMDYIFREAQSIQKEIAHLRIEVKRLGKQNTRFLTSVRRISSIKRDSNTIAKSIKTKGENLYARIQKMDALCKELEEKNGPQSALVRMIRCQFVSITGSFHEAMNEYNKAEMAQRDNCKTRIQRQAEIMGKEVTGDQIEEMIETGKWNVFAGDLLTDGRTARSALNEIENRHKELLELESRIRDIHDLFFQLALLVEEQGPMVDNIEANVCATEDYVAKATTQIKKAVIYKKKNPCRQLFCCCFPCCNK from the coding sequence ATGCGGGACAGGCTTGTTGAATTGGGAGGTGTTGCCACCAAAGTCGTACAAGAGGAAGACCGAGTGGATAAAGGTGAAGACGTGGACAATGGTGTACTTGAACAGCACGTGGTGGTGTTTGAGGGCGAAGATGTCATGGATTACATCTTCAGAGAAGCCCAATCTATCCAGAAAGAAATCGCTCATCTCAGGATTGAGGTAAAGAGACTGGGCAAACAAAACACTCGCTTTCTCACCTCCGTCAGACGCATCAGCAGCATCAAACGTGACTCTAACACGATTGCAAAGAGCATCAAAACAAAAGGGGAGAACCTGTATGCTCGCATACAGAAGATGGATGCACTTTGTAAAGAGTTGGAGGAGAAAAATGGACCGCAATCGGCTTTGGTCCGTATGATACGCTGCCAGTTTGTCTCAATAACGGGCTCGTTTCACGAGGCTATGAACGAATACAACAAGGCCGAAATGGCGCAGAGGGACAACTGCAAGACTCGTATCCAAAGGCAAGCGGAAATCATGGGTAAAGAGGTGACTGGAGATCAAATTGAAGAAATGATTGAGACTGGCAAGTGGAATGTCTTCGCAGGCGACTTGCTCACGGACGGGCGAACCGCTCGCTCAGCGCTCAATGAGATCGAGAATCGCCACAAGGAGCTTCTGGAGTTGGAGAGTCGCATCCGAGACATCCATGATCTGTTTTTCCAGTTGGCTTTGCTGGTGGAGGAGCAGGGGCCCATGGTGGACAACATTGAGGCTAATGTGTGTGCCACCGAGGACTATGTGGCCAAAGCGACTACGCAAATAAAGAAGGCTGTGATATACAAGAAGAAAAATCCTTGTCGTCAGCTGTTCTGTTGCTGTTTTCCATGTTGCAATAAGTGA